Proteins from a genomic interval of Microbacterium imperiale:
- a CDS encoding nucleoside deaminase, producing the protein MTLPAPADDDRAMVRALELAAAAASAGDIPVGAVVTDAAGAVIGEGRNLREATGDPTAHAEVVALRAAAVATGSWNLTGCTLTVTLEPCLMCAGAVLQSHVSRLVFGAWDDKAGAAGSQYDIVRDRRLPVRAEVVAGVRADEASALLRRFFAAHR; encoded by the coding sequence GTGACCCTGCCGGCCCCCGCTGACGACGACCGGGCGATGGTGCGCGCGCTCGAGCTCGCGGCGGCCGCGGCGAGCGCCGGCGACATCCCGGTGGGGGCCGTCGTGACGGATGCCGCGGGCGCGGTGATCGGCGAGGGGCGCAACCTGCGCGAGGCGACGGGCGATCCCACCGCGCACGCCGAGGTCGTCGCACTGCGCGCGGCGGCCGTCGCGACCGGTTCGTGGAACCTCACCGGATGCACCTTGACCGTCACGCTCGAGCCGTGCCTCATGTGCGCCGGAGCCGTGCTGCAATCACACGTCTCGCGCCTCGTGTTCGGCGCCTGGGACGACAAGGCCGGGGCCGCGGGCTCGCAGTACGACATCGTCCGCGACCGGCGGCTTCCGGTGCGAGCCGAGGTCGTCGCCGGAGTCCGAGCGGACGAGGCCTCAGCGCTGCTGCGGCGGTTCTTCGCCGCGCACCGCTGA
- a CDS encoding alpha/beta fold hydrolase encodes MPLFDGITPRTIETSRLAVNILERTADDPATPAERTLVLLHAAPGSSLFWQEIMEDLPSDVRPIAIDLRGFGGTEHLPVDATRGVRDFSDDVRAAIEELGLDAVHLVGWGLGAAVAMQYALDHRVLSLSLLSPISPYGFGGTRPDGSRLTDDDAGCGGGAVSTALVERLTARDAGDGEGSPRRAFRTTFVSPDYESENEDTWVEAMLSTSTAEGNYPGDSVPSPNWPGFAAGRLGVQNALAPGNFDVSRIAELGAPYDAPPILWVRGGADVIVADGSFADAGHLGEIGALPGWPGVEAAPAQQMVAQTRAVLDRYRDAGGQVTEVVIEGVGHAVHLERPGKVRTAILSTIGYLGTPISPAPPTEAIILSSWD; translated from the coding sequence ATGCCCCTCTTCGACGGCATTACGCCACGCACCATCGAGACGTCGCGCTTGGCGGTGAACATCCTCGAGCGCACGGCCGACGATCCGGCCACACCGGCCGAGCGGACCCTCGTCCTGCTGCACGCGGCGCCCGGCTCCAGCCTGTTCTGGCAGGAGATCATGGAGGACCTGCCCAGCGACGTCCGCCCGATCGCGATCGACCTGCGCGGGTTCGGCGGCACCGAGCACCTGCCCGTCGATGCGACGCGGGGTGTCCGCGACTTCTCGGACGACGTCCGCGCCGCGATCGAAGAGCTGGGGCTCGACGCGGTCCACCTCGTCGGCTGGGGCCTGGGCGCCGCGGTCGCCATGCAGTACGCGCTCGACCACCGCGTCCTCTCCCTCAGCCTGCTCTCGCCGATCTCGCCGTACGGCTTCGGCGGCACCCGTCCCGACGGCTCGCGTCTGACCGACGACGACGCCGGCTGCGGCGGCGGCGCGGTGAGCACCGCGCTAGTCGAGCGCTTGACGGCCCGCGACGCCGGCGACGGCGAGGGTTCGCCGCGTCGGGCGTTCCGGACCACGTTCGTCTCGCCCGACTACGAGTCCGAGAACGAGGACACGTGGGTCGAGGCGATGCTCTCGACCTCGACGGCCGAGGGGAACTACCCGGGCGACAGCGTGCCCAGCCCGAACTGGCCCGGCTTCGCCGCGGGACGCCTCGGCGTGCAGAACGCCCTCGCGCCCGGGAACTTCGACGTCTCGCGCATCGCCGAGCTCGGGGCACCCTATGACGCGCCCCCGATCCTCTGGGTGCGGGGAGGCGCCGACGTCATCGTGGCCGACGGCTCGTTCGCCGACGCCGGTCACCTGGGCGAGATCGGCGCTCTGCCCGGATGGCCCGGCGTCGAGGCGGCACCCGCCCAGCAGATGGTCGCGCAGACCCGTGCCGTGCTCGATCGCTACCGCGACGCGGGCGGTCAGGTCACGGAGGTCGTCATCGAGGGCGTCGGCCACGCGGTGCACCTCGAGCGGCCGGGCAAGGTGCGCACGGCCATCCTGTCGACGATCGGCTACCTCGGCACGCCCATCTCGCCGGCTCCCCCGACCGAGGCCATCATCCTCAGCTCCTGGGACTGA
- the proC gene encoding pyrroline-5-carboxylate reductase: protein MPDAVALPPIAILGAGSMGGAILSGLVASGAAAGGVTVTNRSVAKAAELADLAGVRSIALADSPSGNTDAAAAADIVLIGVKPAMVPDLLREIAPVLRPRTVVVSLAAGVTIDTFAGILGAQQPVIRSMPNTPAVVGKAVTGLAAGPAASADDMALVRALFETCGVVVEVPEEQIDALSTISGSGPAYVFLLIEQLTRAAVGHGFGETEARLMAEQTFIGAAALLDATGEDPAELRRRVTSPKGTTERAIAVLQDAHLDEVFSRATDAALARARELAAGS, encoded by the coding sequence ATGCCCGACGCCGTCGCCCTTCCCCCCATCGCCATCCTCGGAGCCGGATCGATGGGCGGTGCGATCCTCTCAGGCCTCGTCGCATCAGGCGCGGCCGCGGGGGGAGTGACCGTCACCAACCGCTCGGTCGCGAAGGCCGCGGAGCTGGCCGACCTCGCCGGCGTGAGGAGCATCGCGCTCGCCGACAGCCCGTCCGGCAACACGGATGCCGCCGCCGCGGCCGACATCGTCCTCATCGGCGTCAAGCCGGCGATGGTGCCCGACCTCCTGCGCGAGATCGCGCCCGTGCTGCGTCCCCGCACCGTCGTCGTGAGCCTCGCGGCGGGCGTGACGATCGACACCTTCGCGGGGATCCTCGGCGCTCAGCAGCCGGTCATCCGATCGATGCCGAACACCCCCGCCGTCGTCGGGAAGGCCGTCACCGGGCTGGCCGCCGGCCCCGCGGCATCCGCCGACGACATGGCCCTCGTACGTGCGCTGTTCGAGACCTGCGGCGTGGTCGTCGAGGTGCCGGAGGAGCAGATCGACGCCCTCTCGACGATCTCGGGCTCGGGGCCGGCCTACGTCTTCCTGCTCATCGAGCAGCTCACCCGCGCCGCTGTCGGTCACGGGTTCGGCGAGACCGAGGCCCGCCTCATGGCGGAGCAGACGTTCATCGGTGCCGCGGCGCTGCTGGACGCGACGGGCGAGGACCCCGCCGAGCTGCGTCGTCGTGTCACGAGCCCGAAGGGCACGACGGAGCGCGCGATCGCCGTCCTTCAGGACGCGCATCTCGATGAGGTGTTCTCGCGCGCGACGGACGCCGCCCTCGCGCGGGCCCGCGAGCTCGCCGCAGGGTCCTGA
- a CDS encoding potassium channel family protein, with amino-acid sequence MVEQIRSDAPVLVIGLGRFGAACAGELDRLDREVLAIDDSLDLVQKWSERVTHAVQADARNLDALKQIGAQDFQVAVVAVGSSIEASVLITANLVDLKVPQIWAKAVSQSHGKILARVGANHVVYPEREAGERVAHLVSGRMLDFIRFDDDFVLAKMYPPKFIRGVGLNESGVRTKYHVTVVGVKSPGKPFRYAEANTVVTNHDLIIVSGTNSDIERFASLDR; translated from the coding sequence TTGGTTGAGCAGATCCGAAGCGACGCGCCCGTCCTGGTCATCGGGCTGGGGCGCTTCGGCGCCGCCTGCGCCGGCGAGCTCGACCGTCTCGACCGCGAGGTGCTGGCCATCGACGACAGCCTCGACCTGGTGCAGAAGTGGTCGGAGCGCGTCACGCACGCCGTGCAGGCCGATGCCCGCAACCTCGACGCCCTGAAGCAGATCGGCGCGCAGGACTTCCAGGTGGCGGTCGTCGCGGTCGGATCCTCGATCGAGGCGTCCGTGCTCATCACCGCGAACCTCGTCGACCTGAAGGTGCCGCAGATCTGGGCGAAGGCGGTCTCGCAGTCGCACGGCAAGATCCTCGCCCGCGTCGGCGCGAACCATGTCGTGTACCCGGAGCGCGAGGCCGGCGAGCGCGTCGCTCACCTCGTCAGCGGTCGCATGCTCGACTTCATCCGCTTCGACGACGACTTCGTGCTCGCGAAGATGTACCCGCCGAAGTTCATCCGCGGCGTCGGCCTCAACGAATCGGGCGTGCGCACGAAGTACCACGTCACGGTCGTGGGTGTGAAGAGTCCCGGCAAGCCGTTCCGCTACGCCGAGGCCAACACCGTCGTGACCAACCACGACCTGATCATCGTCTCGGGCACCAACTCCGACATCGAGCGCTTCGCCTCCCTCGACCGCTGA
- a CDS encoding TrkH family potassium uptake protein produces the protein MAEQSVGAIVLRRVRGFGREAWDAGRDLATASPSRFAVLIFSTLILVFTTLFSLPAASADGVATPFADALFTAVSTICVAGLATVDMATHWSPFGHVLIYIGVNVGAMGVLTLASILGLVISKRLGLRAKLIAAGDTNPLRAHGGPVAEGQAVRLGEVGSLLRTVALSTLVIEAGLAILLYPSLLIGGVDPLTALWEAPYYAAMAFTNTGFSPNAEGLLPFAQDYVMLTVLMAGVFLGSIGFPVIFTLWRHHFHVRAWSLHAKLTIITTIVLFFVGAGVFLLLEYDNPATFGSMEAWDTTFQAFFLSAMTRSGGFSVIDIGEMHGSSLIVGSMLMFVGGGSASTAGGIKVTTLAVLALAVWSEAKGRPSVQAFGRRIPSDVQRVALSVVAWSATIVALGTVTIAQITKAPVDQVLFDVISGFATVGLSTGLTAELPDPAVYVMALVMFMGRVGTVTLAAAVAATSRSQLYSLPVERPIVG, from the coding sequence ATGGCGGAGCAGTCCGTCGGCGCGATCGTCCTGCGCCGCGTCAGAGGGTTCGGCCGTGAGGCGTGGGATGCCGGCCGCGATCTGGCCACGGCGTCGCCCTCGCGGTTCGCGGTCCTGATCTTCTCGACGCTGATCCTCGTCTTCACGACGCTGTTCTCGTTGCCCGCGGCATCCGCGGACGGCGTGGCGACCCCGTTCGCCGACGCCCTCTTCACCGCGGTGTCGACGATCTGCGTCGCCGGTCTCGCGACCGTCGACATGGCGACGCACTGGTCGCCGTTCGGCCACGTGCTCATCTACATCGGCGTCAACGTCGGGGCCATGGGCGTTCTGACGCTCGCGTCGATCCTCGGCCTGGTCATCTCCAAGCGCCTGGGCCTGCGGGCCAAGCTCATCGCCGCGGGCGACACCAACCCGCTGCGCGCGCACGGCGGGCCCGTTGCCGAAGGCCAGGCCGTGCGGCTGGGCGAGGTGGGCTCGCTGCTGCGCACCGTCGCCCTCTCGACCCTCGTCATCGAAGCGGGTCTGGCGATCCTGCTCTACCCCTCGCTGCTCATCGGCGGCGTCGACCCGCTGACGGCCCTGTGGGAAGCGCCGTACTACGCGGCGATGGCCTTCACGAACACCGGCTTCTCCCCCAACGCCGAGGGCCTGCTGCCGTTCGCGCAGGACTACGTCATGCTGACGGTCCTCATGGCGGGGGTCTTCCTCGGCTCCATCGGCTTCCCGGTCATCTTCACGCTGTGGCGGCACCACTTCCACGTCCGCGCGTGGTCGCTGCACGCAAAGCTGACGATCATCACGACGATCGTCCTCTTCTTCGTCGGCGCGGGTGTCTTCCTGCTGCTCGAGTACGACAACCCGGCGACGTTCGGGTCGATGGAGGCCTGGGACACGACCTTCCAAGCCTTCTTCCTCTCGGCCATGACGCGATCGGGCGGGTTCTCGGTCATCGACATCGGCGAGATGCACGGGTCGTCGCTCATCGTCGGCTCGATGCTCATGTTCGTCGGCGGCGGGTCGGCCTCGACGGCCGGTGGCATCAAGGTCACCACGCTCGCGGTGCTCGCGCTGGCGGTGTGGTCCGAGGCCAAGGGCCGCCCGTCGGTGCAGGCCTTCGGCCGCCGCATCCCCAGCGACGTGCAGCGCGTCGCTCTGTCGGTCGTCGCCTGGAGCGCGACGATCGTGGCGCTGGGAACCGTCACGATCGCGCAGATCACCAAGGCCCCGGTCGACCAGGTGCTCTTCGACGTCATCTCCGGGTTCGCGACGGTCGGATTGTCGACGGGACTCACCGCCGAGCTGCCCGACCCTGCCGTCTACGTCATGGCTCTCGTGATGTTCATGGGGCGCGTTGGTACAGTGACTCTCGCTGCGGCGGTGGCTGCGACATCCCGTTCCCAGCTTTACTCCCTCCCCGTCGAAAGGCCGATCGTTGGTTGA
- a CDS encoding ArsR/SmtB family transcription factor translates to MADIFDVIADGTRRDILRLLLDRDSDPRVSGTSVSQIVNELGVSQPTISKHLKVLREAGLVTVREEGQHRYYSLSPEPLDVVDDWLVPFLTAEPYDADPPVALPEPAVAAAELVGRAAASAKHAVTSVFGKRPAR, encoded by the coding sequence ATGGCGGACATCTTCGACGTGATCGCCGACGGTACCCGTCGGGACATCCTGCGTCTCCTCCTCGATCGCGACTCGGACCCCCGCGTCTCGGGGACGAGCGTCTCGCAGATCGTCAACGAGCTGGGAGTGAGCCAGCCGACGATCTCGAAGCACCTGAAGGTCCTGCGCGAAGCCGGGCTCGTCACCGTGCGCGAAGAGGGGCAGCACCGCTACTACAGCCTGTCGCCCGAGCCGCTCGACGTCGTCGACGACTGGCTCGTGCCGTTCCTCACGGCCGAGCCCTACGATGCGGACCCGCCCGTGGCGCTGCCCGAGCCGGCGGTCGCTGCGGCCGAACTGGTGGGGCGCGCCGCGGCATCCGCGAAGCACGCCGTCACCAGCGTGTTCGGCAAGCGACCCGCGCGCTGA
- a CDS encoding helix-turn-helix domain-containing protein, whose amino-acid sequence MAELPDVRFLTVAEVAEIMRVSKMTVYRLVHAGELPAVRFGRSYRVPESAVRDAVQRPISDVG is encoded by the coding sequence ATGGCCGAGCTGCCCGATGTGCGCTTTCTGACTGTCGCGGAGGTGGCCGAGATCATGCGGGTGTCGAAGATGACGGTCTATCGTCTCGTGCACGCGGGTGAACTGCCCGCCGTCCGGTTCGGACGCAGCTATCGCGTCCCCGAATCCGCCGTGCGCGACGCCGTGCAACGGCCGATCTCCGACGTCGGCTAG
- a CDS encoding 30S ribosomal protein bS22, whose protein sequence is MGSVIKKRRKRMAKKKHRKLLRKTRHQRRNKK, encoded by the coding sequence GTGGGTTCTGTCATCAAGAAGCGCCGCAAGCGCATGGCGAAGAAGAAGCACCGCAAGCTGCTTCGCAAGACTCGCCACCAGCGCCGTAACAAGAAGTAA
- a CDS encoding rhodanese-like domain-containing protein, translated as MKSITIDDLRAGRDVPLIDVREDHEFAAGRVPGAISIPMSQLGERLGELPDGAFDVICQAGGRSAQVVTALEARGYDATNVEGGTGEWAGRGFELER; from the coding sequence ATGAAATCCATCACCATCGACGACCTGCGCGCCGGCCGCGACGTGCCCCTCATCGACGTGCGCGAGGACCACGAGTTCGCCGCGGGCCGGGTGCCCGGCGCGATCAGCATCCCCATGTCGCAGCTGGGGGAGCGCCTGGGTGAGCTTCCCGACGGCGCGTTCGACGTCATCTGCCAGGCCGGCGGTCGATCGGCTCAGGTCGTCACGGCGCTCGAAGCTCGCGGCTACGACGCGACGAACGTCGAAGGCGGCACCGGCGAGTGGGCCGGGCGCGGCTTCGAGCTCGAGCGCTGA
- a CDS encoding glutaredoxin family protein — translation MTTLTIVSKPDCHLCDVAREIVDAVVAERPDGEVEVRELSILDDAALYEQWWEKIPVVLIDDRLHAHWRVSADRLRSALADSVTTDAAPAAPARTEEPA, via the coding sequence ATGACGACCCTGACGATCGTCTCGAAGCCCGACTGCCACCTCTGCGACGTTGCGCGTGAGATCGTCGACGCCGTCGTCGCCGAGCGCCCAGACGGCGAGGTCGAGGTGCGCGAGCTGTCGATCCTCGACGATGCCGCCCTCTATGAGCAGTGGTGGGAGAAGATCCCCGTCGTCCTGATCGACGACCGCCTGCACGCCCACTGGCGTGTGTCCGCCGATCGGCTGCGCTCGGCGCTGGCCGATTCCGTCACCACGGATGCCGCACCTGCGGCGCCCGCTCGCACCGAGGAGCCCGCATGA
- a CDS encoding Dabb family protein → MTIRHVVAWKLAAEDAETRAEHAAEVARRIQALVGVVPSIRSLSIGPNMAYADVNGDVALVADFDDLAGLEAYQVHPAHQEVVGYVRSVVASRISVDFEV, encoded by the coding sequence ATGACCATCCGCCACGTCGTCGCCTGGAAGCTCGCCGCCGAAGACGCCGAGACCCGCGCAGAGCACGCCGCAGAGGTCGCTCGTCGCATTCAGGCCCTCGTCGGCGTCGTGCCGTCGATCCGCTCGCTGAGCATCGGGCCGAACATGGCGTACGCCGACGTCAACGGCGATGTCGCACTGGTCGCCGACTTCGACGACCTTGCGGGGCTCGAGGCGTACCAGGTGCACCCGGCCCACCAGGAGGTCGTCGGCTACGTGCGCAGCGTCGTGGCGAGCCGCATCTCCGTCGACTTCGAGGTCTGA
- a CDS encoding mechanosensitive ion channel family protein, with amino-acid sequence MWDGWMEFGIAVLVGLTGAAVIAVVAAIALRIAGRRHRWPEVLSRRSRTPFRVLLLAIVLWAAVSAAYPDEQWRAIIGQLLTILIIGASTWLLASLVIVVTDVALGRYRIDVPDNRVARRIRTQMLIVRRLAVAIIIVIGIGAVLLTFDSVRAVGASVLASAGIASVVAGLAAQSVLGNVFAGLQIVFSDALRVDDVVVADGEWGRVGEITLSYVVLDLWDDRRLVLPCTYFTTTPFENWTRRGSELLGAVEMDLDWNVSPTAMRAHLRGVLEQTELWDRRTSVLQVTDAVAGYVRVRILVTAKDAPTLFDLRCLVREAMVTWVQRTMPQAVPVQRVMMTDATASGSGADHRITHDPTPTNDGLFTGSAEAERRASTFTNAIPVVTVGEPPERRD; translated from the coding sequence ATGTGGGACGGCTGGATGGAGTTCGGCATCGCCGTGCTGGTGGGCCTGACCGGCGCCGCCGTGATCGCGGTGGTCGCGGCCATCGCGCTGCGGATCGCCGGACGACGGCATCGGTGGCCCGAGGTCCTCAGCCGCCGCTCGCGCACGCCGTTCCGCGTCCTGCTGCTCGCGATCGTGCTCTGGGCGGCGGTGTCCGCCGCGTACCCGGACGAGCAGTGGCGTGCCATCATCGGGCAGCTGCTGACGATCCTGATCATCGGCGCGAGCACGTGGCTGCTCGCGTCGCTGGTCATCGTCGTCACCGATGTCGCGCTCGGGCGGTACCGCATCGACGTCCCCGACAACCGCGTCGCCCGCCGCATCCGCACGCAGATGCTGATCGTGCGCCGTCTGGCGGTCGCGATCATCATCGTGATCGGCATCGGAGCGGTGCTGCTGACCTTCGATTCGGTCCGCGCCGTGGGAGCCAGCGTCCTCGCCTCGGCCGGTATCGCCTCGGTGGTCGCGGGCCTGGCCGCCCAGTCGGTGCTGGGCAACGTCTTCGCCGGCCTGCAGATCGTCTTCAGCGATGCCCTCCGCGTCGACGACGTCGTGGTCGCCGACGGCGAGTGGGGCCGAGTCGGTGAGATCACCCTGAGCTACGTCGTGCTCGACCTCTGGGACGACCGCCGCCTCGTGCTGCCGTGCACCTACTTCACCACGACGCCGTTCGAGAACTGGACGCGGCGCGGTTCGGAGCTGCTCGGCGCCGTCGAGATGGACCTCGACTGGAACGTCTCGCCCACCGCCATGCGCGCGCACCTGCGGGGCGTCCTCGAACAGACGGAGTTGTGGGACCGGCGCACGTCGGTGCTGCAGGTGACCGACGCGGTCGCGGGCTACGTGCGGGTGCGCATACTCGTCACTGCGAAGGACGCGCCGACGCTGTTCGACCTGCGCTGCCTGGTGCGCGAGGCGATGGTCACGTGGGTGCAGCGGACGATGCCGCAGGCGGTCCCGGTGCAGCGCGTCATGATGACGGATGCCACGGCCTCCGGTTCGGGCGCCGACCACCGCATCACGCACGACCCGACCCCCACGAACGACGGCTTGTTCACCGGGAGTGCGGAAGCCGAGCGCCGCGCGAGCACCTTCACCAATGCCATCCCGGTCGTGACCGTCGGCGAGCCGCCCGAGCGTCGCGACTGA
- the aspS gene encoding aspartate--tRNA(Asn) ligase translates to MSERVLVQQLQARPDGPVSVSGWVETVRDQKKVQFVILRDETGAVQLVNPATRPAEDGSEQDAAALALTDLISNLSTGTFLTATGQLKHDERVKLGGVEIKIGDLDIAAAALPETPIAADSGLDKRMDWRFLDLRQRRNNLIFRVQTTLEHAMRTYWIERDYIEIHSPKLMASASESAAELFEVPYFEDKTAYLAQSPQFFKQMAQSAGFGKIFEIGDVFRADPSFTSRHATEFTSIDAEISWIDSHEDVAAMQEELLQFAFQAVKDKHGAEIAELFGVEVEVPSVPFPRIPLAEAREIVAARGYDIPRTDGDLDPEGERQISAHVREQHGHQFVFITDYHPEIRAFYHMRDEETGLTKSYDLLFNGVEITTGAQREHRVDVLIEQAKEKGLEPEHLDFYLDFFRYGAPPHGGFGMGLARVLMLLLGESSIREVTYLFRGPTRLAP, encoded by the coding sequence GTGAGTGAACGCGTTCTCGTCCAGCAGCTGCAGGCCCGCCCCGACGGCCCCGTGTCGGTCTCCGGATGGGTCGAGACCGTCCGCGATCAGAAGAAGGTGCAGTTCGTCATCCTGCGCGATGAGACGGGTGCGGTGCAGCTGGTGAACCCGGCCACCCGTCCCGCCGAGGACGGCAGCGAGCAGGATGCCGCCGCGCTGGCCCTCACCGACCTCATCTCGAACCTGTCGACGGGCACCTTCCTCACCGCCACCGGCCAGCTCAAGCACGACGAGCGCGTCAAGCTCGGCGGCGTCGAGATCAAGATCGGCGACCTCGACATCGCCGCGGCCGCTCTGCCCGAGACGCCGATCGCCGCCGACTCCGGCCTCGACAAGCGCATGGACTGGCGCTTCCTCGACCTGCGTCAGCGCCGCAACAACCTCATCTTCCGCGTGCAGACGACGCTCGAGCACGCGATGCGCACCTACTGGATCGAGCGCGACTACATCGAGATCCACTCGCCGAAGCTCATGGCCTCGGCATCCGAGTCCGCCGCCGAGCTGTTCGAGGTGCCCTACTTCGAGGACAAGACGGCCTACCTCGCGCAGAGCCCGCAGTTCTTCAAGCAGATGGCCCAGTCGGCCGGCTTCGGCAAGATCTTCGAGATCGGAGACGTCTTCCGCGCCGACCCGTCGTTCACCTCGCGCCACGCGACCGAGTTCACCTCGATCGACGCCGAGATCTCGTGGATCGACTCGCACGAGGACGTCGCGGCCATGCAGGAGGAGCTGCTGCAGTTCGCCTTCCAGGCCGTCAAGGACAAGCACGGCGCCGAGATCGCCGAGCTGTTCGGCGTCGAGGTCGAGGTGCCGTCGGTCCCGTTCCCCCGCATCCCGCTGGCGGAGGCCCGCGAGATCGTCGCGGCCCGCGGATACGACATCCCCCGCACCGACGGCGACCTCGACCCCGAGGGCGAGCGCCAGATCTCCGCGCACGTGCGCGAGCAGCACGGCCATCAGTTCGTGTTCATCACCGACTACCACCCCGAGATCCGCGCGTTCTACCACATGCGCGATGAAGAGACCGGGCTGACGAAGTCGTACGACCTGCTCTTCAACGGCGTCGAGATCACGACGGGCGCGCAGCGCGAGCACCGCGTCGACGTCCTCATCGAGCAGGCCAAGGAGAAGGGCCTCGAGCCCGAGCACCTCGACTTCTACCTCGACTTCTTCCGTTACGGCGCCCCGCCGCACGGCGGGTTCGGCATGGGCCTGGCCCGCGTGCTGATGCTGCTGCTCGGCGAATCGTCCATCCGCGAGGTCACCTACCTCTTCCGCGGTCCCACGCGCCTGGCCCCGTAA
- a CDS encoding DedA family protein, translated as MTDLILAASEQGGSWLTTLADWTVSLMDTIGPAGAAIAVGMDNLFPPIPSEVVLPMAGLAASRGSFTLAEAILWTTFGSVFGAYILYFLGRWLGAERLRRIADRMPLVKGDDVVRSVHWFEKHGSIAVFFGRMVPLFRSLISIPAGVSRMHWWKFGLLTTAGSLIWNSIFVMAGFLLGENWHIVEQYAEIFQMVVIVVIVIAVAWFVFVRVRALLRERRDGGAERSGSA; from the coding sequence ATGACCGACTTGATCCTGGCCGCGTCCGAGCAGGGCGGCTCGTGGCTGACGACCCTCGCCGACTGGACGGTGTCGCTGATGGACACCATCGGTCCCGCCGGCGCGGCGATCGCGGTGGGCATGGACAACCTCTTCCCCCCGATCCCGAGCGAGGTCGTGCTGCCGATGGCGGGTCTCGCGGCTTCGCGGGGCTCGTTCACCCTGGCCGAGGCGATCCTGTGGACGACGTTCGGCTCGGTGTTCGGCGCCTACATCCTGTACTTCCTCGGGCGCTGGCTCGGCGCGGAGCGGCTGCGCCGCATCGCCGACCGGATGCCGCTGGTCAAGGGCGACGACGTCGTCCGTTCGGTCCACTGGTTCGAGAAGCACGGCTCGATCGCGGTCTTCTTCGGACGCATGGTGCCCCTCTTCCGCAGCCTCATCTCGATCCCCGCGGGCGTCTCGCGCATGCACTGGTGGAAGTTCGGCCTGCTGACGACGGCGGGCAGTCTCATCTGGAACTCGATCTTCGTCATGGCCGGCTTCCTGCTGGGGGAGAACTGGCACATCGTCGAGCAGTACGCCGAGATCTTCCAGATGGTCGTGATCGTCGTCATCGTGATCGCGGTCGCGTGGTTCGTCTTCGTGCGCGTGCGGGCGCTGCTGCGCGAGCGCCGCGACGGCGGAGCGGAGCGCTCAGGGTCCGCATAG
- a CDS encoding histidine phosphatase family protein, translated as MPAVRLHLVRHGEVHNPGRVLYGRLPGFGLSEDGRRMTRAAAEHVRSLDRPVTGLVSSPLQRTRESSEPFTEVFGLEPVLDERVIEPHNVFEGRRMKHALVNPFNWRHLRTPATPSWGEPYLDIVARMDAAMRDLWHATGSGDAVIVSHQLPIWITHLAVAGEPLRHDPRRRRCALSSVTSFELEGDAWREVAYAEPASTAGAVDVGAV; from the coding sequence GTGCCTGCAGTCCGCCTCCATCTCGTGCGCCATGGGGAGGTCCACAACCCCGGACGCGTGCTCTACGGCCGGCTTCCCGGCTTCGGGCTGAGCGAAGACGGACGCCGCATGACCCGCGCAGCGGCGGAGCACGTGCGTTCGCTCGACCGGCCCGTCACCGGTCTGGTCTCCTCTCCGCTGCAGCGCACGCGCGAGTCGTCCGAGCCGTTCACCGAGGTGTTCGGGCTCGAGCCCGTGCTCGACGAGCGTGTGATCGAGCCGCACAACGTCTTCGAGGGGCGGCGCATGAAGCACGCCCTCGTCAACCCCTTCAACTGGCGGCACCTGCGCACGCCGGCGACCCCGAGCTGGGGAGAGCCGTACCTCGACATCGTGGCGCGCATGGATGCCGCGATGCGCGACCTCTGGCACGCGACCGGCTCGGGCGACGCGGTGATCGTGTCGCACCAGCTGCCGATCTGGATCACGCACCTCGCCGTCGCGGGCGAGCCGCTGCGACACGACCCGCGGCGTCGCCGGTGCGCGCTGTCGAGCGTGACGAGCTTCGAGCTCGAAGGCGACGCCTGGCGCGAGGTCGCGTACGCCGAGCCCGCATCGACCGCGGGCGCCGTCGATGTAGGAGCCGTCTGA